A genomic window from Pseudoalteromonas piratica includes:
- the aceK gene encoding bifunctional isocitrate dehydrogenase kinase/phosphatase, with amino-acid sequence MQLSQVIANLILKGFSHHYSLFQGLTSQAQVHFANADWQSMQRISAERISYYDKRVNECIEKLKRRIDASHIDTELWLAIKADYTDLMSFHPQAELAETFFNSVFCRLFHRKYFNNDFIFVESTLTAPLVPVEEEYKSFFPVVDGLLPTIKQIFAQFDLKAPFIDLEADIKNIVKAFVKQAPNMNSRNHQMRFDILKAPFYRNKAAYIVGRIVSKNGVQPFIIPILHNKSKGLFIDAVLTNSVQMRVVFGFARAYFMVNTRSPSGVVSFLNQLMPNRTPAELYNAIGFHKQGKSEFYREFLNHLASCKEDFEVAAGTPGMVMEVFTHPTFPYVFKVIRDKFGDGKPFGRRTVLERYQLVKQHDKVGRMADTIEFSDVAFPISRFPEALLSRLKKSIPGSLEFDGDLLIIKHLYIERRMTPLNLFLKDATEQDKRHVMREYGQALKEMMSANIFPGDMLLKNFGVTKHKRVIFYDYDEVQYLTDMNFRELPKSDGYFDYPDAYSVAPQDVFIEQLTTFVTTDPHIKSILLEQHPELNRAGYWREQQQKIKDGVSTNIYPYPESLRFKSR; translated from the coding sequence ATGCAGTTGAGCCAAGTTATTGCGAACCTTATTTTAAAGGGGTTTAGTCATCACTACTCTTTATTCCAAGGGTTAACTTCTCAGGCTCAGGTGCATTTTGCCAACGCGGATTGGCAGTCGATGCAGCGCATAAGCGCCGAACGCATTAGTTATTACGATAAGCGCGTTAATGAATGTATAGAGAAGCTTAAGCGCCGCATTGATGCCTCACATATTGATACTGAGTTGTGGCTTGCAATTAAAGCGGATTATACCGACTTAATGAGTTTTCACCCACAAGCTGAGCTTGCTGAAACCTTTTTTAATTCAGTATTTTGTCGTTTATTTCACCGTAAATACTTTAATAATGACTTTATCTTTGTAGAAAGTACGTTAACCGCACCCTTAGTGCCAGTTGAGGAAGAGTATAAGAGTTTTTTCCCTGTGGTGGATGGCTTACTTCCTACCATCAAACAAATATTTGCTCAATTTGATTTAAAAGCACCTTTTATTGACCTTGAAGCCGATATAAAAAATATTGTTAAAGCGTTTGTTAAACAAGCACCTAATATGAATTCACGCAATCATCAAATGCGTTTTGATATTCTTAAAGCCCCATTTTATCGCAATAAAGCAGCGTATATTGTTGGACGTATTGTCAGTAAAAATGGCGTACAGCCTTTTATCATTCCAATATTGCACAACAAAAGCAAAGGGTTGTTTATTGATGCCGTGCTAACTAATTCTGTGCAAATGCGCGTGGTGTTTGGCTTTGCTCGGGCATACTTTATGGTTAATACGCGCTCCCCTTCAGGCGTGGTTAGCTTTTTAAATCAACTGATGCCAAACCGAACTCCGGCGGAGCTTTACAATGCCATTGGTTTTCACAAACAAGGTAAAAGTGAGTTTTATCGTGAATTTTTAAATCATTTAGCATCGTGTAAAGAAGACTTTGAGGTAGCAGCAGGCACACCAGGCATGGTGATGGAGGTGTTTACTCATCCCACTTTCCCTTATGTATTTAAGGTTATTCGCGATAAGTTTGGTGATGGTAAACCATTTGGTAGGCGCACAGTACTTGAACGTTATCAACTCGTAAAGCAACACGATAAAGTGGGACGCATGGCTGACACCATAGAGTTCTCTGATGTAGCCTTCCCTATTTCACGTTTTCCTGAAGCTTTATTAAGTCGTCTTAAAAAGTCGATACCTGGTTCATTGGAGTTTGATGGTGACTTACTAATTATTAAGCACCTTTATATTGAAAGGCGGATGACGCCACTCAATCTATTTTTAAAAGATGCCACCGAGCAAGATAAACGTCACGTAATGCGTGAATATGGCCAAGCGTTAAAAGAAATGATGTCGGCCAATATCTTCCCGGGTGATATGCTGCTTAAAAATTTTGGTGTTACAAAACACAAACGCGTAATCTTTTATGATTACGATGAAGTGCAGTATTTAACAGATATGAACTTTAGAGAGTTACCTAAGTCTGACGGTTACTTTGATTACCCTGATGCCTATTCTGTTGCACCACAAGATGTGTTTATTGAACAACTCACCACTTTTGTTACCACTGACCCACATATTAAATCAATTTTATTAGAGCAGCACCCTGAGCTTAACAGAGCTGGCTATTGGCGCGAGCAGCAGCAAAAAATAAAAGACGGTGTAAGTACAAATATTTACCCTTACCCCGAAAGTCTAAGATTTAAGTCTCGATAA
- a CDS encoding LOG family protein, giving the protein MIDDLKGDESWRMFRIISEFADGFDKLAETGPAVSIFGSARLEESSPYYQASVKIAERFVDEGFAVISGGGPGIMEAANKGAVKGKSIGLNIELPHEQVPNPYQNEQLDFRYFFTRKVMFLKYSMGYVCMPGGFGTLDETFESLTLLQTGRISKMPIVLFGTEFWQGLVDWMQQQLVSKGLIDQSDFSLFTVTDDIDAAVATIVAHYRASHREK; this is encoded by the coding sequence ATGATCGATGATCTAAAAGGTGATGAATCGTGGCGAATGTTTCGTATTATCAGCGAATTTGCTGACGGTTTTGATAAACTCGCCGAAACAGGTCCGGCAGTGTCAATCTTTGGTTCGGCGCGTTTAGAAGAATCAAGCCCCTACTACCAAGCTTCAGTAAAAATAGCCGAACGGTTTGTTGACGAAGGATTTGCCGTCATTTCAGGAGGTGGCCCGGGTATTATGGAGGCTGCCAACAAAGGTGCTGTAAAAGGGAAAAGTATTGGCCTTAATATCGAATTGCCCCATGAGCAAGTCCCCAACCCTTACCAAAACGAGCAACTAGATTTTCGTTATTTCTTCACGCGTAAGGTAATGTTTCTTAAATATTCAATGGGCTATGTATGTATGCCTGGTGGCTTTGGCACATTAGATGAAACCTTTGAATCACTCACCCTGCTGCAAACTGGCCGTATTTCAAAAATGCCCATTGTGTTATTTGGTACTGAGTTTTGGCAAGGATTGGTCGATTGGATGCAACAGCAGCTGGTTTCTAAAGGCTTAATTGACCAAAGTGATTTTTCACTGTTTACAGTAACTGATGATATTGATGCAGCGGTAGCAACCATTGTTGCCCATTACCGCGCTTCACATAGAGAAAAATAA
- a CDS encoding DUF3080 family protein: MQALRLILSSSILLACAILVGCSDAPNAVNLDYHQRLQTQLELADLTPYSDRHKLKIPELKSAESSTISLIQLARLQHCQIGQLIAEHNSQLGKVASPSGEFSYQIQFLQQLPKCLSNLDDDTLTAELKKVFNNKRANLFLYWQQLVFNDKQLASLYLPFSHSLLEVNEESKQTTFNSLQYLADSKHAVISDNVDTIKVAALEQQLSGLFKNAYLPSLLRALYEQLHLLQQQTELLKTVSFDSLCKKGHHNQKAVILSNIFSKFYGSKIQQYHNMLLREYSYVAPSLKTLWQDKQGQPYPSELAVHPLKLDEALKIASVNHVSWWQTLYKQCGIQPGGY, encoded by the coding sequence TTGCAAGCGCTCCGTTTAATATTATCGAGTAGCATCTTACTCGCTTGTGCCATACTTGTTGGGTGCTCCGATGCACCCAATGCAGTGAATTTAGACTATCATCAACGTTTGCAAACTCAGCTAGAATTAGCAGATCTCACACCCTATTCTGATCGCCATAAACTCAAAATACCAGAACTCAAATCTGCTGAATCAAGCACCATAAGCTTAATACAACTGGCCAGACTCCAACATTGCCAAATAGGCCAATTAATAGCTGAACATAATTCGCAGTTGGGTAAAGTCGCTAGCCCTAGTGGTGAATTTTCTTATCAGATTCAATTTCTGCAGCAATTACCAAAGTGCTTGTCCAATCTTGACGATGACACCCTAACAGCAGAATTAAAAAAAGTTTTTAACAACAAGCGCGCAAACTTATTCCTTTATTGGCAGCAGTTGGTGTTTAATGATAAACAGCTAGCCTCGCTATACCTTCCGTTTTCCCACTCGTTATTAGAAGTTAATGAAGAAAGTAAGCAAACAACGTTTAATAGTTTGCAATATTTAGCAGACAGTAAACATGCGGTTATATCCGATAACGTAGACACCATAAAAGTGGCTGCGCTTGAGCAGCAGCTATCTGGATTATTTAAAAACGCTTATCTACCAAGTTTACTGCGCGCGTTGTATGAACAACTTCACCTATTACAACAACAAACAGAACTTCTTAAAACAGTTTCTTTTGACTCTTTATGTAAAAAAGGCCATCACAATCAAAAAGCAGTCATTTTAAGTAATATCTTCAGCAAGTTTTATGGCAGTAAGATTCAGCAATATCACAACATGTTACTGCGTGAATATAGCTATGTTGCACCATCTCTGAAAACACTTTGGCAAGATAAACAAGGACAACCTTATCCCAGTGAGCTTGCTGTGCACCCACTTAAACTGGACGAGGCGTTAAAAATAGCATCAGTTAATCATGTTTCTTGGTGGCAAACCCTTTATAAACAGTGTGGTATACAACCTGGTGGTTACTAA
- a CDS encoding MATE family efflux transporter yields the protein MTFNVFEARYILRLAIPVFIAQVTMILMGVVDTVMAGQVSAYDLAALAIALGIWNPVLLTLLGVLLALTGMVAQNFGAKKLFAIRDDMFQGFFLALALTLLGLVVINFVEIPLSYIKMEPEVAGLALGYINYVKWGLLGFLIYNVLRCVCEGMAYTKPAVYIAAIGLAINIPANYVFIYGKLGFDAYGSAGCGIATSIVYWCMALSLFIYMLYSKRLKGRFLFSRAIKPKLTTIATITKLGTPIALAHFFEVTLFACIPLFIAPLGAIAVSGHQVAASVSTVLFMIPLSLALAICIRVGNLTGQKNYSAVKSTVSTSLLLALMISAIVALITFLSRGVIGSIYSDNADVIALASAILILACFYQLPDALQVSATGILRGLKYTTPISYITFISYWLIGFSLGYVLALTDLIVEPMGPEGFWLGIIVGLSTAAVLLITTVRRRLASAPFNIIE from the coding sequence ATGACCTTTAATGTTTTTGAAGCGAGATATATTCTTCGCTTGGCTATTCCTGTTTTTATTGCACAAGTCACCATGATATTAATGGGGGTGGTTGATACCGTGATGGCTGGTCAAGTGAGCGCCTATGACTTAGCAGCCCTTGCTATCGCCCTCGGTATTTGGAATCCGGTCTTATTAACCCTACTCGGTGTATTACTTGCGCTCACAGGCATGGTTGCGCAAAATTTTGGCGCGAAAAAGCTGTTTGCGATCCGCGATGATATGTTTCAAGGATTTTTTCTTGCCCTAGCACTTACCCTTTTAGGTTTAGTGGTTATCAATTTTGTTGAAATCCCTTTGTCATACATCAAAATGGAACCTGAAGTAGCCGGTTTGGCACTCGGCTATATCAATTACGTAAAATGGGGCTTGCTTGGTTTTTTAATTTATAATGTGCTGCGTTGTGTGTGCGAGGGCATGGCCTACACTAAACCTGCAGTTTACATTGCCGCTATTGGTCTTGCCATTAATATTCCCGCTAACTATGTGTTTATCTACGGTAAGCTTGGCTTTGATGCATATGGCAGTGCTGGGTGTGGTATTGCAACTTCAATAGTATATTGGTGTATGGCGTTAAGCTTATTTATCTATATGCTCTATTCGAAGCGATTAAAAGGCCGCTTTTTATTTTCACGGGCTATCAAACCAAAGCTCACAACCATAGCAACCATCACAAAACTAGGTACCCCTATTGCACTTGCGCACTTTTTTGAAGTAACCCTATTTGCCTGTATTCCGCTGTTTATCGCACCTCTTGGTGCTATTGCCGTATCAGGCCATCAAGTTGCTGCAAGTGTATCTACGGTATTATTTATGATCCCCCTCAGTTTGGCCCTAGCGATTTGTATTCGTGTAGGTAACTTAACAGGCCAAAAAAATTATTCCGCAGTTAAAAGCACTGTATCAACAAGTTTACTATTAGCGTTGATGATTTCAGCCATTGTGGCATTAATAACATTTTTATCGCGTGGAGTGATTGGCAGTATTTATAGTGACAATGCAGATGTAATTGCTCTGGCAAGCGCTATTTTAATTTTGGCCTGTTTTTACCAACTACCAGATGCATTGCAAGTGTCAGCAACCGGTATTTTAAGAGGTTTAAAATACACTACGCCAATATCGTACATTACCTTTATTTCTTATTGGCTAATCGGTTTTAGTTTAGGTTACGTATTGGCATTAACAGATTTAATCGTAGAGCCAATGGGCCCTGAAGGTTTTTGGCTTGGCATTATTGTCGGGTTATCGACCGCGGCTGTTTTGCTTATTACCACCGTAAGGAGAAGACTTGCAAGCGCTCCGTTTAATATTATCGAGTAG
- a CDS encoding riboflavin synthase: protein MFTGIVQTKASVVSVSTSGDVMRLVLSTPNAYLNHLDIGASISINGCCLTVVHYELGHKDVVGQVHFDVIDETLRLTNLGQLKQGQKVNFERSVTFGTEIGGHIVSGHIHTVAKVESIERQQDNCAMFLSLPEKWLKYINYKGFITVNGCSLTVGEIQKNGFYLHLIPETLEVTNLGLAQIGSEFNIEVDQQTYTIVETIERYMKSKGL, encoded by the coding sequence ATGTTTACTGGTATTGTACAAACAAAGGCGTCAGTGGTATCTGTTTCCACTAGCGGTGATGTGATGCGTCTGGTTTTGTCTACACCTAATGCGTATTTAAATCATTTGGATATTGGCGCGAGCATTTCAATCAATGGTTGTTGTTTAACAGTGGTGCATTATGAACTGGGTCACAAAGATGTAGTAGGGCAAGTGCACTTTGATGTCATTGATGAAACTTTAAGATTAACAAATCTAGGTCAGCTTAAGCAGGGGCAAAAAGTAAACTTTGAACGCTCGGTGACATTTGGTACCGAAATTGGTGGTCATATTGTGTCAGGACATATTCATACGGTTGCTAAGGTAGAGTCAATTGAGCGCCAACAAGATAACTGCGCTATGTTCTTATCACTTCCTGAAAAGTGGCTTAAGTATATTAATTACAAAGGTTTTATCACTGTAAATGGGTGTAGTTTAACGGTTGGTGAAATTCAGAAAAATGGTTTTTACTTACATTTAATTCCTGAAACACTTGAAGTAACCAACTTAGGATTGGCGCAAATAGGCAGCGAATTTAATATCGAAGTTGATCAACAAACTTATACCATTGTTGAAACCATTGAGCGTTATATGAAATCAAAAGGGTTGTAA
- a CDS encoding CPXCG motif-containing cysteine-rich protein gives MRDHKFQRISCPHCGHHVDVELDTTAGDQDYYEDCAACCNPIHLNMHIDRVYNKVELNVDSDNEQVF, from the coding sequence ATGCGAGACCATAAATTTCAACGTATTTCATGCCCTCACTGTGGTCATCATGTCGATGTTGAACTCGATACCACCGCGGGTGATCAAGATTACTACGAAGATTGTGCAGCCTGTTGCAACCCAATCCATCTCAACATGCACATCGACAGGGTTTATAACAAAGTAGAACTAAACGTTGATAGTGACAACGAGCAAGTGTTTTAA